In one Aricia agestis chromosome 21, ilAriAges1.1, whole genome shotgun sequence genomic region, the following are encoded:
- the LOC121737783 gene encoding general odorant-binding protein 69a-like yields MLVRSLLVVVVLVGAALAMDEEMAELARVLRESCAAETGVDVALLDQVNGGADLMPDPKLKCYIKCIMETAGMLGGGDVDVETVVALLPEDMRVRNEHNIRDCGTKKGADDCETAFLTQQCWQRANKKDYFLV; encoded by the coding sequence ATGCTCGTCAGGAGCCTGCTGGTGGTGGTGGTGCTGGTGGGCGCGGCGCTCGCCATGGACGAGGAGATGGCGGAGCTGGCCCGCGTGCTGCGCGAGAGCTGCGCGGCCGAGACCGGCGTCGACGTCGCGCTGCTGGATCAGGTCAACGGCGGCGCCGACCTCATGCCCGACCCCAAGCTCAAGTGCTACATCAAGTGCATCATGGAGACGGCGGGCATGCTGGGCGGCGGCGACGTGGACGTGGAGACGGTGGTGGCGCTGCTGCCGGAGGACATGCGCGTGCGCAACGAGCACAACATCCGCGACTGCGGCACCAAGAAGGGGGCCGACGACTGCGAGACCGCCTTCCTCACGCAGCAGTGCTGGCAGCGAGCCAACAAGAAGGACTACTTCCTTGTATGA